A single region of the Chitinophaga niabensis genome encodes:
- a CDS encoding DUF6452 family protein encodes MKYILLIACILTLFVACSDDTKVCDVDTRTEVRVRFRVKRPGFQEKDTVATNLILLAVGKDSIYARQKGLSGMQFSLDRLSDQASYYFQPDADSVGKAATITFYYKRQPKFVSAGCGIIMTYAIDSVKYVQPDRVAIKALVVNQHIVTTGNETNLSITIF; translated from the coding sequence ATGAAGTATATTTTGCTGATAGCCTGCATCCTCACCCTCTTCGTCGCCTGCAGCGACGATACAAAAGTCTGTGATGTAGATACACGCACAGAAGTGCGGGTACGCTTCCGCGTGAAACGTCCCGGATTCCAGGAAAAGGATACCGTGGCAACAAACCTTATCTTACTTGCAGTAGGTAAGGATAGTATCTACGCGAGACAAAAAGGCCTCAGCGGTATGCAGTTCTCCCTGGACCGTTTGTCAGACCAGGCCAGTTATTACTTCCAGCCGGATGCGGATTCAGTTGGTAAAGCAGCTACCATTACCTTCTATTATAAACGCCAGCCCAAATTTGTCTCCGCAGGATGCGGGATTATTATGACCTATGCCATTGATTCTGTGAAATATGTCCAGCCGGATAGAGTGGCCATCAAAGCATTGGTCGTTAATCAACACATTGTAACAACAGGAAATGAAACGAATCTTAGCATCACTATTTTTTAG
- a CDS encoding DUF6048 family protein produces the protein MKRILASLFFSILLAAGAVAQSKKKDSLPVVTVPVPAGIRVGVDISRFALKYFQPYRTDVTVNLDARYNDRLYIASDLSFNSVYHLDQNYKYISNGMSGTIGINYNLLKKTVPKENFIVYGGIRYGLAVFTYKIPEYRIYNVYWGNIRGSVPESTKLAHWVELTVGMKVEVLKNLYLGWSLHERILVNGALAKQDFPPLVIPGFGKGYKRSAFDFQYSIAYLVPIWKVKQAVKL, from the coding sequence ATGAAACGAATCTTAGCATCACTATTTTTTAGTATCCTGCTGGCTGCTGGTGCAGTAGCGCAATCCAAAAAGAAGGATTCGCTGCCCGTTGTAACAGTTCCTGTACCTGCCGGCATCCGCGTGGGAGTAGATATTTCCCGTTTCGCCCTGAAGTATTTTCAACCCTATCGTACAGATGTGACGGTAAACCTGGACGCGAGGTATAACGACAGGCTCTATATTGCTTCAGACCTCAGTTTTAACAGTGTATACCACCTGGACCAGAATTATAAATATATCAGCAATGGCATGTCCGGTACCATTGGTATCAATTATAACCTGCTGAAAAAGACCGTTCCCAAAGAGAATTTCATTGTTTATGGGGGCATACGCTATGGATTGGCCGTATTCACCTACAAGATCCCGGAATACCGTATCTATAACGTCTATTGGGGAAATATCCGGGGCAGTGTGCCCGAAAGCACAAAGCTGGCCCACTGGGTAGAATTGACCGTAGGGATGAAGGTAGAAGTGCTGAAAAATTTATATCTTGGCTGGAGCCTGCACGAACGTATCCTGGTGAACGGTGCTTTGGCCAAACAGGACTTTCCACCACTCGTGATACCCGGCTTTGGAAAAGGATACAAAAGAAGTGCATTTGATTTCCAATACAGCATTGCATACCTGGTCCCTATATGGAAGGTGAAACAGGCCGTAAAACTGTAA
- a CDS encoding hybrid sensor histidine kinase/response regulator, which translates to MNLIAPISMKLMGLFPRRLKNIFSFLQNAGTEDVTDEDEKRRIILVNTISMAICALLILITPVFYALSDKPDIIIYPVILDFIITFSVILLNLKKKYLAASFTVYVIQCASIMYFGILLSNVVALEAMIIFLITIIYLIFKEERYRRICLAIAIGTLAMMETSYYFNLFPPIPLSYNTTFIMHALVISGILVLIIIVSKPYIKSNDTNKALKLANHFKKVFVHQVTHEIRTPLNAIYGVAQLLKRQIMLNDQFRSLETLVDQQLDAINNTRSIINNVLDMAQIESGVISKSEKEHFLLKPFFYKIAEVNKVMGRTRNIRIKLSIEKMPDVLYDDILNLHQVSTNLLANALKYADRNSVVELRITGMGSKWSLQVINQGPVITPEKQELIFNPFVTDKSKYIEGTGLGLYIVSGKVKSMGGDISLSSDAAGTVFTVSLPLMEGNMELIKEEKDEEEMWDDLGHINVVLAEDNELSAQLLSRMLTQIGCNTTWVKNGLELIQQVGKHIPDIIIMDYHMEVMDGEQTLYHLKQVPAYKNIPVIISTGDAYAETRDAFLKAGADAFIEKPINYSSLIKVLKMHLHHNSQELLE; encoded by the coding sequence ATGAACCTTATCGCTCCAATATCCATGAAGCTTATGGGCCTGTTTCCGCGCAGGCTGAAAAACATTTTTTCATTCCTGCAAAATGCCGGTACAGAAGATGTAACGGATGAAGATGAAAAACGGCGCATCATCCTGGTGAATACCATCAGTATGGCCATCTGTGCATTGCTGATCCTTATTACACCTGTGTTCTATGCTTTGTCAGATAAACCGGATATCATCATCTATCCCGTTATACTGGATTTCATTATCACCTTTTCCGTAATACTCTTAAATCTTAAGAAGAAATACCTGGCTGCCAGTTTCACCGTATATGTGATCCAGTGTGCCTCTATCATGTACTTCGGTATCTTATTGAGTAACGTGGTGGCATTGGAGGCCATGATCATCTTCCTGATCACTATCATTTACCTGATCTTCAAAGAGGAAAGATACCGCCGTATCTGCCTTGCCATTGCCATTGGCACCCTGGCCATGATGGAGACCAGTTACTACTTTAATCTCTTTCCTCCCATCCCCTTAAGCTATAATACCACTTTCATCATGCATGCCCTGGTGATCAGCGGCATCCTTGTACTCATCATTATCGTCAGCAAACCTTATATAAAAAGTAACGATACCAATAAGGCGCTGAAACTGGCTAACCATTTTAAGAAAGTATTTGTACACCAGGTAACACATGAAATAAGAACGCCCTTAAATGCTATTTACGGAGTAGCCCAGTTATTAAAGCGGCAGATCATGCTGAACGATCAGTTCAGGAGCCTGGAAACGTTGGTAGACCAGCAATTGGACGCGATCAATAATACCCGGAGCATTATCAACAATGTGTTGGATATGGCACAGATCGAATCCGGGGTGATCAGTAAATCAGAGAAAGAACATTTCCTGCTTAAACCCTTCTTTTATAAAATTGCCGAAGTGAATAAAGTGATGGGGAGAACAAGGAACATCCGTATCAAACTCAGCATAGAAAAAATGCCCGATGTATTGTACGATGATATCCTCAACCTTCACCAGGTCTCCACCAATCTGTTAGCCAATGCATTGAAGTATGCAGACAGGAATTCTGTGGTAGAACTCAGGATCACCGGTATGGGCAGTAAATGGAGCTTGCAGGTAATTAACCAGGGGCCCGTGATCACGCCGGAAAAACAGGAGCTGATCTTTAATCCCTTCGTCACCGATAAAAGCAAATACATAGAAGGCACAGGTCTTGGATTATACATCGTAAGTGGAAAAGTAAAATCAATGGGTGGAGACATTTCCCTGAGCAGTGATGCCGCCGGAACAGTATTCACTGTATCATTGCCACTTATGGAAGGAAATATGGAACTGATCAAAGAAGAGAAAGACGAGGAGGAAATGTGGGACGATCTGGGGCATATCAATGTAGTGCTGGCAGAAGATAATGAACTAAGCGCGCAACTCTTGTCCAGGATGCTCACACAGATCGGCTGTAACACTACCTGGGTAAAGAACGGCCTGGAACTTATTCAGCAGGTAGGAAAACATATTCCGGATATTATCATCATGGATTATCACATGGAGGTGATGGACGGGGAACAAACTTTGTATCACCTTAAGCAGGTGCCCGCGTATAAAAATATCCCAGTAATTATCTCCACCGGTGACGCTTATGCAGAAACACGCGATGCATTTTTAAAAGCAGGCGCGGATGCATTTATTGAAAAGCCAATCAACTATAGCTCTTTAATAAAGGTCCTGAAAATGCATCTGCATCATAACAGTCAAGAGTTACTGGAATAA
- a CDS encoding terpene synthase family protein, with product MFNHHVKTTTRDTLARVQNEYAQLLKTTTFSLQDLFNYGDFRLDTYCKKFNPHPQSAELTQQARQFGEHYGIWMENAKHYISCVLYVFPTATFERMAAMVKNNAIDYYLNDTMGREIFRNLTSRQQLNAKHLIYRMACIDETLETVDNAHPLELANAEILKDIQQTSPPEWFSQFLKLYSYHIAVTHKDCNVEGLGFIPTVDKYIEMRNHTSGMPHIVMLVEYSTGVFLDWQWLAKIKVVQRMKRLHKAAALIGCLMNDLFSFEKEVIDNDSDSNLLMSFALNNPDMSLQDIIYSSAAIVRDLLMEFMDVAAQIEKKCEQLSASDPVRVSKLRIHLSDLDRSVQASWMWQVYTKRFKRMDSIWEETQLQTAEKVS from the coding sequence ATGTTCAATCATCATGTGAAAACAACCACACGAGACACGTTGGCAAGGGTGCAAAACGAGTACGCACAATTGCTCAAAACCACCACTTTCTCCCTCCAGGACCTTTTCAATTATGGAGATTTCAGGCTGGACACCTATTGCAAAAAGTTCAATCCACATCCACAGAGCGCTGAGTTGACGCAACAGGCCAGGCAGTTCGGGGAACATTATGGCATCTGGATGGAAAATGCCAAACATTACATCAGTTGCGTATTGTATGTTTTTCCTACGGCTACTTTTGAAAGAATGGCTGCCATGGTGAAGAACAACGCCATTGATTATTACCTGAACGACACCATGGGCCGCGAGATCTTTCGCAACTTAACATCCCGGCAACAACTCAATGCCAAACACCTGATCTACCGGATGGCCTGTATTGATGAAACACTGGAAACGGTAGACAATGCGCATCCGCTGGAACTGGCCAATGCTGAGATCCTGAAGGACATTCAGCAAACCTCCCCACCGGAATGGTTTTCCCAGTTCCTGAAACTGTACTCCTATCACATTGCAGTAACACATAAGGATTGCAATGTGGAAGGGTTAGGATTTATTCCTACAGTAGACAAGTACATTGAAATGCGGAACCATACATCCGGTATGCCGCATATTGTGATGCTGGTGGAATACAGCACAGGTGTGTTCCTCGACTGGCAATGGTTAGCCAAGATCAAGGTAGTACAGCGGATGAAAAGACTACACAAAGCTGCGGCCCTGATCGGATGTTTGATGAATGACCTGTTCTCTTTTGAAAAGGAAGTGATCGATAACGATTCAGATTCTAACCTGCTGATGTCTTTCGCACTGAATAATCCTGACATGAGCCTGCAGGACATCATTTACAGTTCAGCAGCGATCGTACGTGATCTGCTGATGGAATTCATGGACGTGGCTGCGCAGATAGAAAAGAAATGTGAGCAGCTCTCTGCCAGTGATCCGGTACGCGTGAGCAAACTGCGCATCCACCTCTCTGACCTCGACAGGAGTGTGCAGGCCAGCTGGATGTGGCAGGTGTATACCAAACGTTTTAAACGGATGGATTCTATCTGGGAAGAAACACAACTGCAAACTGCGGAGAAGGTAAGCTAA
- a CDS encoding SMI1/KNR4 family protein produces MTPLEQLKLMLDVKYHTYKKEEYSVELMPGLSDKEIETIAKHLRTRHIPDDIRELLQFSSGFLFYGLDAITFDGTKDFEMLNLIPNPVRVAGDGYGNYWVLDVDKDGNWGSVFYVCTDPAVIVKQSENLAEFLQHLHEYGTDMRKSSIDVVHEIVVNDIWNREDGLITREEAKYSNDEELAAFAAQLPYNYYIGDLRNKPIGSGFAWGKFGPNVRSVIRHREGYLWGIEKKQPRGGGFGGGRGGGGGFRGGGGGGGFRGGGGGGGFRGGGGGGGFRGGDRGGSGGGYDRGGGGGYDRGGSGGGGFDRGGDRGGGGGFDRGSSGGGGYDRGGSSGGGFDRGGGEERGGSRY; encoded by the coding sequence ATGACGCCACTTGAACAGCTAAAATTAATGCTGGACGTAAAGTATCACACCTATAAGAAAGAAGAGTATAGTGTAGAATTAATGCCGGGATTATCTGATAAAGAGATCGAGACCATTGCAAAACACCTCCGTACGAGGCATATCCCAGATGATATCAGGGAGTTGCTGCAATTCAGCAGCGGGTTCTTGTTCTATGGACTGGATGCCATCACTTTTGATGGAACGAAAGACTTTGAAATGTTGAACCTGATCCCTAACCCTGTTCGTGTAGCAGGAGACGGATATGGTAATTACTGGGTACTGGATGTTGACAAAGACGGTAACTGGGGCAGTGTATTCTATGTATGTACTGACCCTGCCGTGATCGTGAAACAATCCGAGAACCTGGCTGAGTTCCTGCAACACCTCCATGAATATGGAACAGATATGCGGAAATCCAGTATAGACGTGGTACACGAGATTGTAGTGAACGATATCTGGAACAGGGAAGATGGGCTGATCACCCGTGAAGAAGCCAAATATTCCAACGACGAAGAGTTAGCAGCGTTTGCAGCGCAGCTTCCTTATAATTATTACATCGGCGATCTTCGCAATAAGCCAATTGGCTCAGGTTTTGCCTGGGGTAAATTTGGACCAAACGTGCGGAGCGTGATCAGGCACCGTGAAGGTTACCTGTGGGGAATTGAGAAGAAACAACCCCGTGGTGGCGGATTTGGTGGTGGCCGTGGCGGTGGAGGTGGTTTCCGTGGCGGCGGAGGCGGTGGAGGTTTCCGCGGTGGCGGAGGTGGCGGTGGATTCCGTGGCGGTGGAGGCGGTGGCGGTTTCCGTGGAGGAGATCGTGGCGGCAGTGGCGGAGGATATGATCGTGGTGGCGGCGGCGGTTATGACCGTGGCGGCAGCGGCGGAGGCGGTTTTGACCGCGGTGGAGATCGTGGCGGCGGAGGCGGTTTTGACCGTGGAAGCAGCGGCGGAGGCGGTTACGATCGTGGCGGAAGCAGCGGCGGTGGTTTTGACCGTGGCGGCGGAGAAGAACGTGGCGGCAGCCGTTATTAA
- a CDS encoding GNAT family N-acetyltransferase, whose product MEIRWYLKAFNALSLEELYQILRLRNEVFIVEQNCPYQDMDNADQKALHLLGFTDEGLAAYTRLFEPGIKFDMASIGRVVTAPFARGTGSGRLLMERSIKAVEENWGKVPIKIGAQLYLQKFYESLGFSQFSEMYLEDNIPHIEMVRSQQ is encoded by the coding sequence ATGGAGATCAGGTGGTATCTTAAAGCCTTTAATGCGCTCAGTCTGGAAGAATTATACCAGATATTGCGGCTGCGGAACGAGGTTTTTATCGTGGAGCAAAATTGTCCTTACCAGGATATGGACAATGCGGATCAGAAAGCGTTACATTTGCTGGGCTTTACGGACGAGGGGCTGGCTGCCTATACAAGGTTGTTTGAGCCAGGGATCAAGTTTGACATGGCTTCCATAGGCAGGGTGGTGACTGCACCATTTGCACGTGGTACCGGCAGCGGAAGGTTACTGATGGAAAGGTCCATTAAAGCAGTGGAAGAGAATTGGGGGAAGGTGCCCATTAAAATTGGGGCACAATTATATTTACAAAAGTTTTACGAGTCACTTGGGTTTTCCCAGTTTAGTGAAATGTATCTCGAGGATAATATTCCTCATATAGAAATGGTTAGATCACAACAATAA
- a CDS encoding ATP-binding cassette domain-containing protein has protein sequence MLPFLSLEHITVRNLDKTLFRDLTWHIHTGEQWAITGNSGSGKTSLLHTILGKNNVQNGTIRHYFYEKYRETHEVSDPYFNFRRLIAMVGHHHNFRNLSHTTDFYYQQRFNSMDSSDAPTVAEYLEGGAEDPLLEPLNIKGLLNKELIKLSNGETRRVMIAHALLQKPALLMLDNPFIGLDVQSRQAFHRIVDHVVASGTTVVLVTTPTEIPESITHVMHLEEGRIAGTFSREAYLAQRNSVKEAPALKIDPQLLAKLTMDALPASFQHIVQMENVHVKYGENTILDGINWTVRPNEKWALLGPNGSGKSTLLSLINADNPQSYANKIVLFDRKRGSGESIWDIKRKIGFVSPELHQYFLSDATCLQVTGSGFFDTIGYLRSCTPEQLEKAKGWMQVLEIDQYAGASFKQVPESVQRLVLLARALVKNPPLLIFDEPCQGLDAHQKEHFKKVIEALCAHIPVTMIYVTHYEEELPESVSCFLRIRNGKMI, from the coding sequence ATGCTTCCTTTTCTGTCACTGGAGCACATTACTGTGCGAAACCTGGATAAGACACTTTTCCGGGACCTTACCTGGCACATCCATACCGGTGAGCAATGGGCTATTACCGGAAATAGCGGTTCAGGTAAAACCAGTCTTTTGCACACAATTCTGGGCAAAAATAACGTCCAGAACGGCACTATTCGTCATTATTTTTACGAAAAGTACCGTGAAACGCATGAAGTGAGCGATCCTTACTTCAATTTTCGCCGCTTAATAGCCATGGTAGGGCATCATCACAACTTCCGCAATTTATCGCATACCACAGATTTTTATTACCAGCAGCGTTTTAACAGCATGGACTCCTCAGATGCCCCCACCGTAGCGGAATACCTGGAAGGAGGGGCGGAAGATCCTTTGCTGGAGCCGCTGAACATCAAAGGCTTACTAAATAAAGAACTTATTAAACTCTCCAACGGAGAAACCCGGAGGGTAATGATCGCACATGCCCTGCTTCAGAAACCGGCCCTGCTCATGCTGGACAACCCTTTTATAGGACTCGATGTGCAATCCCGCCAGGCCTTCCACCGGATCGTAGACCATGTGGTGGCCTCCGGAACAACCGTAGTGCTTGTTACCACACCCACTGAAATTCCTGAAAGCATCACCCATGTAATGCACCTGGAAGAGGGGCGTATAGCCGGCACGTTTAGTCGGGAAGCGTATTTGGCACAGCGTAACAGTGTAAAGGAAGCTCCGGCACTGAAGATTGATCCTCAATTGTTGGCTAAGCTCACCATGGATGCATTACCCGCATCATTCCAACATATAGTTCAGATGGAAAACGTCCATGTAAAATACGGAGAAAACACGATTCTTGACGGAATAAACTGGACGGTTCGCCCAAATGAGAAATGGGCACTGCTCGGGCCCAATGGTTCGGGCAAATCTACCCTCCTCAGTCTCATTAACGCAGATAATCCCCAATCATACGCAAACAAGATTGTACTGTTCGACCGGAAAAGGGGCAGCGGGGAAAGTATCTGGGATATTAAAAGGAAGATAGGTTTCGTTTCTCCCGAACTGCATCAGTATTTTTTATCAGACGCCACCTGCCTACAGGTGACCGGCTCCGGTTTTTTTGATACCATTGGCTACCTTCGCTCCTGCACACCGGAACAATTAGAGAAAGCAAAAGGCTGGATGCAGGTACTGGAAATTGATCAGTATGCCGGCGCCTCCTTTAAACAGGTGCCGGAAAGTGTGCAGCGCCTGGTACTGCTGGCACGTGCATTGGTCAAAAATCCCCCGCTCCTCATCTTTGACGAACCCTGCCAGGGATTGGACGCACATCAGAAAGAACATTTTAAGAAAGTGATAGAGGCCCTTTGTGCGCACATTCCCGTAACCATGATCTACGTCACGCATTACGAGGAAGAGTTACCCGAAAGTGTGAGTTGTTTTTTGAGGATACGCAATGGCAAAATGATTTAA